A window of Rhodococcus sp. SGAir0479 contains these coding sequences:
- a CDS encoding aldehyde dehydrogenase family protein, with amino-acid sequence MTRELRDATPGLAPDRAPETFTSLNPRTGQVLAEYPVADEADVAGAVERARGAARWWDAQGFRGRRDWLLEFKKAIAADAEDLARVVSAETGKPHDDALLEVMLAVEHLDWAARNAKKVLRARRVSPGLVSANQSATLGYHPLGVVGVIGPWNYPVYTPMGSISYALAAGNAIVFKPSELTPGVGKWLEARWNALAPTQPVLQVITGLGATGAALCRAGVDKIAFTGSGPTARKVMAVCAETLTPLVAECGGKDAMLVAEDADLDKAVEFAAFGAFGNAGQTCAGVERIYVAEPVYQQFLDKLTSAVDRVRPGGTDADTYGPMTLPRQADVVRNHIADALDKGARAVIGGIDSVHERFVDPVILTDVPESSSAVCEETFGPTVVVNRVRDLEEGIERANATSYGLGASVFTRNRSRGRDIAQRLRAGMVSVNSVLGFAGVPSLPFGGSGESGFGRIHGADGLREFSRPKAVTVERFSAPLKLMTLERSVRDMRVSAWMLKTRHGR; translated from the coding sequence GACGTTCACGAGCCTCAACCCACGGACCGGGCAGGTACTGGCCGAGTACCCGGTGGCCGACGAAGCCGACGTCGCCGGCGCTGTGGAACGCGCACGCGGCGCCGCTCGGTGGTGGGACGCGCAGGGATTCCGCGGTCGCCGCGACTGGCTGCTGGAATTCAAGAAGGCGATCGCCGCGGATGCCGAGGACCTCGCCCGCGTCGTCTCCGCCGAGACCGGCAAGCCGCACGACGACGCCCTGCTCGAGGTGATGCTCGCCGTCGAGCACCTCGACTGGGCGGCCCGCAACGCGAAGAAGGTCCTCAGAGCGCGCCGGGTGTCGCCGGGACTGGTCAGTGCCAACCAGTCGGCCACCCTCGGCTACCACCCGCTCGGCGTCGTCGGCGTCATCGGCCCGTGGAACTACCCGGTGTACACGCCGATGGGGTCGATCTCGTACGCGCTCGCGGCCGGCAACGCGATCGTGTTCAAGCCCAGCGAGCTGACGCCGGGTGTCGGGAAGTGGCTCGAGGCCAGGTGGAATGCGCTGGCCCCCACCCAACCGGTCCTGCAGGTGATCACCGGGCTGGGCGCGACGGGCGCGGCGCTGTGCCGGGCCGGCGTCGACAAGATCGCGTTCACGGGGTCCGGGCCCACGGCCCGCAAGGTCATGGCGGTGTGCGCCGAGACGCTCACCCCGCTCGTGGCCGAGTGCGGCGGCAAGGACGCGATGCTGGTGGCCGAGGACGCCGACCTGGACAAGGCCGTCGAGTTCGCGGCGTTCGGCGCGTTCGGCAACGCCGGTCAGACGTGCGCGGGCGTCGAACGGATCTACGTGGCCGAACCGGTGTACCAGCAGTTCCTCGACAAGCTCACCTCCGCGGTCGATCGCGTCCGCCCGGGCGGCACCGACGCCGACACGTACGGCCCGATGACCCTCCCCCGGCAGGCCGACGTCGTCCGCAACCACATCGCCGACGCCCTCGACAAGGGCGCTCGCGCGGTGATCGGCGGCATCGACTCGGTGCACGAGCGGTTCGTCGATCCGGTCATCCTCACCGACGTACCGGAATCGTCCTCCGCGGTGTGCGAGGAGACGTTCGGTCCGACGGTGGTCGTGAACCGGGTCCGCGACCTCGAGGAGGGGATCGAACGCGCCAACGCGACGTCGTACGGTCTGGGCGCCTCGGTGTTCACGCGCAACCGCTCGCGCGGCCGGGACATCGCGCAGCGCCTGCGCGCCGGCATGGTCTCTGTCAACTCGGTGCTCGGCTTCGCGGGCGTCCCGTCGTTGCCGTTCGGCGGCAGCGGAGAATCGGGCTTCGGCCGGATCCACGGCGCCGACGGCTTGCGCGAGTTCAGTCGCCCCAAGGCCGTCACGGTCGAAAGGTTCTCGGCGCCTCTGAAACTGATGACGCTGGAGCGGTCCGTGCGGGACATGAGGGTATCGGCGTGGATGCTGAAGACCCGGCACGGGCGGTGA